The proteins below come from a single Ignavibacteriales bacterium genomic window:
- a CDS encoding sugar phosphate nucleotidyltransferase yields the protein MKGKLVILAGGVSSRMKNSTLPENQVDLKLIDDAENKSKGMIRIGRDERPFLDYLLFNAREAGYAEIVIVISERDNSIKEHYSKHSIEGLNISFAVQIIPTGREKPLGTADALYQTLKSKLEWNSASFTMCNSDNLYSIQALKLMLESKYMNAMIDYDRDGLEVEKERIRKFALTKKDDQGFLLDIIEKPTEEEIKSVKEKNGFIGVSMNLFRFNYDMIFPFLETVPLHPVRQEKELPAAIKLMIAETPKSLLCYPLREHVPDLTSKNDILTVKKYLEIHYHNFSL from the coding sequence ATGAAAGGAAAATTAGTCATATTAGCCGGCGGTGTCTCATCTCGAATGAAAAATTCCACACTTCCGGAAAATCAAGTTGATTTAAAACTTATTGACGATGCTGAGAACAAATCGAAAGGAATGATACGAATCGGTAGAGATGAACGTCCGTTTTTGGATTATCTTCTTTTTAATGCGCGTGAAGCGGGTTATGCCGAAATTGTTATTGTAATAAGCGAACGCGATAATTCGATAAAAGAACATTACAGCAAACATTCAATTGAAGGATTGAACATTTCATTTGCGGTTCAGATAATACCAACCGGTAGAGAAAAACCACTTGGTACTGCAGATGCTCTTTATCAAACTCTCAAATCAAAATTGGAATGGAATAGCGCGTCTTTCACAATGTGCAATAGTGATAATCTTTACTCAATACAAGCACTTAAATTAATGCTTGAGTCTAAGTATATGAACGCAATGATTGACTATGACCGCGATGGATTGGAAGTAGAGAAAGAACGGATAAGAAAATTTGCGCTTACCAAAAAAGATGATCAAGGATTTCTGTTAGACATAATTGAAAAACCTACTGAAGAAGAAATCAAATCTGTAAAAGAGAAGAATGGTTTTATCGGCGTGAGCATGAATCTCTTTCGGTTCAATTATGATATGATTTTTCCGTTTCTTGAAACAGTGCCGCTTCATCCGGTGCGTCAAGAAAAAGAATTGCCTGCGGCGATCAAATTGATGATTGCTGAAACCCCAAAATCTCTTTTATGCTATCCATTAAGAGAACACGTACCGGATTTAACTAGTAAAAATGATATTTTAACAGTGAAAAAATATTTAGAAATTCATTATCACAATTTCTCTTTATGA
- a CDS encoding Gfo/Idh/MocA family oxidoreductase: MKRFGLTGAAGYVAPRHLKAIKETGNELTACFDPHDSVGVLDHFFPHANYFTGYERFERYLAKLALHSETKIDFLTVCSPNHIHDSQIRLGLNIGADVICEKPLVLFPQNLDLLEELESKTGKKVYTVMQLRNHPSLISLKKEIKNSSDKKHKVELTYIASRGNWYHYSWKGDEEKSGGVATNIGIHLFDLLIWLFGGVVNSEVHLSNQNKMSGLLELQNANVVWYLSIDENDLPKEIKLQNKPTYRSIIVDDKEIEFTDGFSDLHTKVYGEILSGRGLGIIDARPSIEAVYNIRFAKVSENKNLIHPLLSKVR; this comes from the coding sequence ATGAAAAGATTCGGATTAACAGGTGCCGCCGGTTATGTAGCCCCGCGTCATCTTAAAGCAATAAAAGAGACGGGTAATGAACTAACCGCATGTTTTGATCCGCATGATTCTGTCGGTGTGCTGGATCATTTCTTTCCGCATGCAAATTATTTTACCGGATATGAACGATTTGAACGATATCTTGCAAAGCTTGCTCTGCATTCAGAAACTAAAATTGATTTTTTAACTGTCTGTTCTCCCAATCATATACATGATTCTCAAATAAGGTTAGGTCTAAATATCGGTGCCGATGTAATATGCGAAAAACCCTTAGTCTTATTTCCGCAGAATCTTGATTTACTTGAAGAATTGGAAAGTAAAACCGGTAAAAAAGTTTATACAGTGATGCAATTGAGAAATCATCCGTCTTTAATTTCATTGAAAAAAGAGATCAAAAATTCATCGGACAAAAAACATAAAGTCGAACTAACTTATATTGCTTCGCGCGGTAATTGGTATCACTACTCTTGGAAAGGGGATGAAGAGAAGAGCGGCGGTGTTGCAACTAATATCGGTATTCATCTTTTCGATCTTTTAATCTGGCTGTTTGGCGGAGTTGTAAATAGTGAAGTGCATCTTTCCAATCAAAATAAAATGTCCGGATTGTTAGAATTGCAGAACGCTAATGTAGTCTGGTATTTATCTATTGACGAAAATGATTTGCCAAAAGAAATCAAATTACAGAATAAACCCACATACCGCTCTATAATTGTTGATGATAAAGAGATCGAATTTACAGACGGATTCTCTGATCTTCATACAAAAGTTTATGGAGAAATTTTAAGCGGAAGGGGACTAGGTATTATCGATGCAAGACCGTCCATCGAAGCAGTTTACAATATCCGATTCGCGAAAGTGTCTGAGAATAAAAATTTAATTCATCCATTACTTAGTAAAGTGAGATGA
- a CDS encoding acyltransferase, whose product MNYFKHESAYVDENVEIGEGTKIWHFSHVQSGARIGTNCVLGQNVNVGSNVVIGNFVKIQNNVSVYEGVILEDYVFCGPSMVFTNIIDPRSKYPQVGSKYYIKTLVKEGASLGANSTIVCGHTIGKFAFIGAGAVVTKNVPDYALVVGNPARHVGWLSEAGQKLIFDKDGIAYCSKSNKKYKLEKNIVTEV is encoded by the coding sequence ATGAATTATTTTAAACATGAATCCGCATATGTTGATGAAAATGTTGAGATTGGCGAAGGAACAAAAATTTGGCATTTCTCACATGTACAATCCGGTGCAAGAATCGGGACAAATTGTGTACTTGGACAAAATGTAAATGTTGGTTCCAATGTTGTTATTGGAAATTTTGTCAAGATACAAAATAATGTTTCTGTTTATGAAGGAGTGATATTAGAAGATTATGTTTTTTGCGGTCCTTCAATGGTATTTACAAATATCATCGATCCGAGAAGCAAGTATCCGCAAGTCGGTTCTAAATACTACATCAAAACTTTGGTGAAAGAGGGCGCTTCGCTTGGTGCTAATTCTACAATTGTATGCGGACACACAATCGGAAAATTTGCTTTCATTGGCGCCGGTGCAGTAGTTACTAAAAATGTTCCGGATTACGCTTTGGTAGTTGGCAATCCCGCTAGACACGTTGGATGGTTGAGCGAAGCAGGACAGAAATTAATTTTTGATAAAGATGGAATAGCATATTGTAGTAAGTCAAATAAAAAATATAAACTAGAAAAAAATATTGTTACGGAGGTGTAA
- a CDS encoding sodium:solute symporter family protein, translating to MNYADYIIVFVFIAGMFWIGSIFYKWVGNSDDFYLAGRQLTPFILAAVLAATNVNLYSFVGQAGIAYKEGIQIIWQTWTGNMAMVLSGLFIIPIFRRLRIRTIPEFLEMRYSKGVRTFVAIIWVVRLTFWLGVVLYTAAIASQTITGLNSFTAWVLIFSVVVIIYTMLGGMWSVAFTDVIQFVLMLGGALILLPMAMSAVGWWPGLISKLPEGHMTLIKSHGTYDWRFIIAIFLLGIEWASVDQGLLQRAFGAESTKSVSKGLVLAGIVTTPFALLWILPGLASRVLYPNLVNADSAVPLLISTLIPNIVLGLIVVGLLSSQLSTISGNLNGVATIFTSDIFENVLKRNATQKDILFVARIVTIISGIGMILFAYLVPVLGGAVNAYLTIIAIMDMPLFIIAVVYGLLWRRINWKGAISGYTLGAISGIIGTFILKYDFNTTTFITAGVTLLFTPLISFITKEDANNEKLDSIWRAKKTSDEEIKSGDVYNIIPKTAKGKLSLFVFFSGLVIFLIGVFLGSTGSSAASYIAVGGMILYFIGGLFRSYTD from the coding sequence TTGAATTATGCCGACTACATTATCGTCTTCGTTTTTATCGCCGGTATGTTTTGGATCGGATCAATTTTTTATAAATGGGTCGGTAATTCGGATGATTTCTATCTTGCCGGAAGACAACTGACTCCATTCATTCTCGCTGCGGTTCTTGCTGCAACTAATGTAAATCTTTACAGCTTTGTTGGTCAAGCGGGAATTGCTTACAAAGAGGGAATTCAAATAATCTGGCAAACATGGACCGGAAATATGGCTATGGTCCTTTCCGGATTATTTATAATTCCAATCTTCCGCCGTCTTAGAATAAGAACTATACCTGAATTTCTTGAAATGCGGTATAGTAAAGGTGTTAGAACATTCGTTGCAATAATTTGGGTTGTACGTTTAACATTTTGGCTCGGCGTTGTTTTATATACTGCTGCAATCGCTTCTCAAACTATAACCGGATTAAACTCATTTACCGCTTGGGTTTTAATTTTTTCAGTTGTTGTAATTATCTATACAATGTTGGGAGGAATGTGGTCTGTGGCGTTTACGGATGTAATTCAATTTGTATTAATGCTTGGCGGAGCGTTAATCCTTTTACCGATGGCAATGAGTGCTGTCGGCTGGTGGCCCGGATTGATATCAAAGCTTCCGGAAGGGCACATGACTTTAATCAAATCTCATGGAACTTATGATTGGCGCTTCATTATTGCAATTTTTTTACTTGGTATAGAATGGGCGAGCGTGGATCAAGGTTTGCTGCAGCGTGCGTTCGGTGCTGAAAGCACAAAGTCAGTTTCAAAGGGATTAGTTCTTGCGGGAATTGTGACAACGCCTTTTGCACTTTTGTGGATTCTACCGGGACTTGCATCGCGGGTTCTTTATCCAAACTTAGTAAATGCAGATTCAGCAGTTCCGCTTCTCATTTCAACTTTGATTCCTAATATTGTTTTGGGATTGATAGTTGTTGGACTTCTATCTTCTCAGCTCTCAACTATTTCCGGAAACTTAAATGGAGTCGCAACAATATTCACGAGCGATATATTCGAAAATGTTTTGAAACGTAACGCTACTCAAAAAGATATTTTATTTGTAGCGCGTATAGTTACAATCATCTCAGGTATCGGTATGATTTTGTTCGCTTATCTGGTACCGGTTCTTGGCGGAGCGGTGAATGCATATCTAACAATAATAGCAATTATGGATATGCCTTTGTTCATCATAGCCGTTGTTTACGGATTGTTATGGAGAAGGATCAACTGGAAAGGAGCTATTAGCGGATATACTCTCGGTGCAATATCAGGCATCATCGGTACATTTATTTTGAAATATGATTTCAACACAACAACATTTATCACCGCCGGTGTTACACTTCTCTTTACACCGTTGATAAGTTTTATTACTAAAGAAGATGCAAACAATGAAAAACTTGATTCGATTTGGCGTGCTAAGAAAACAAGTGATGAAGAGATTAAAAGCGGTGATGTTTATAACATCATACCTAAAACAGCAAAAGGAAAATTGAGTTTATTCGTTTTCTTTTCCGGTCTTGTGATATTTTTGATCGGAGTTTTTCTTGGAAGCACCGGTTCGAGTGCTGCATCGTATATTGCTGTGGGAGGGATGATACTTTATTTCATCGGTGGTTTATTTAGGTCGTATACAGATTAA
- a CDS encoding T9SS type A sorting domain-containing protein — MFKTSTKLILFTFSLFYLFTTTNYLAQRTRSAIPESILKQDKFTFPEMRNSFLTPKETNGNFSTTVYTFASIAVFSYFDNTQISVYDANGTLKESKTLGVDSYYNFTSGISTGIYRVVGNKTYTVLVGDAFDTRQYYGGVDGYYAVDEAGRGLSTKLNTYMTKSYDGGEDFIVFSYNDNTGFTVKDLTSGNILAAGTLNTGEHYSFKNSNTVPYSKFLQVIGTKPISALSYADQDYYVPSSNGSFVGTSFYGYSAYVGSWDNSIVVTSYADNNTVTVKNSSTGAVIKTYTIQKGQVKAENINTPTFWTVTSTGPVSAANIPFTYTTSAYQYMTRAIDENGKGFGKLFYVPTIGSRIDIFSFDNANTIKITELGSYDVFPYTNSTVKYQGALEEGKNYTFTSATGRYVYKIEATGNVSVLQSNSGAGADFMPLAYSLDYPDLAISTADIAYNKADTDINAGDNITVTVTVHNYGNVAASNVNCVAYDGDPDAGGNAPIIGSGVLSSISVNGTNTFYFTYKVPTSPEYRNIVVKVDPANLITESNESNNKASRSIKPNVELQPPLAVSITTPSSLLLQSGTLTPNPFTVHLDIFNTGTVSATNVSVKLDLFNGLTLASGTLTQSVGTILSNKTATVDFSVRANASNSGFNLYKLTISATGLTDKVINKAVNVPDAISPTAPTNFTGQLTGTGSATFNWTKNTEPDLSGYYFYYSIDGTNWTATGASQGNSPILVINANSITLTNLPGGKNYWFMVKAFDTSNNISSASTIVQLSISGQTSTQTLFYGDKGITWTVTPSDPPVPGEIPGYVFGPNKYGDLGKYQRFDFNGTGNLAEVKIYFAAKTITGAADNFNLVVRSVGTNGAPNTLLYSQAYSTNVIDISNKGVVFNSFTISPQVFFSGSFFVGLEWASSFDDQFGIIADTVGQGNNQRRAWEKWSDESLKDVYLEWGDKHFDLDLWIAAVINVLTDVKENGNSIPSQYTLFQNYPNPFNPTTRIRYLIPTGSFVQLKIFDVLGNEVASLVKAQQPAGYHEVEFNAANLSSGIYFYRLQTDNYSVSKKLILMK, encoded by the coding sequence ATGTTCAAAACTTCTACCAAATTAATCCTATTTACATTTTCCTTATTCTATTTATTTACAACAACTAATTATTTAGCACAAAGAACTAGATCAGCAATACCGGAAAGTATTTTAAAGCAAGATAAATTTACCTTCCCGGAAATGAGGAATTCATTTCTTACACCAAAAGAAACAAATGGAAATTTTTCCACAACAGTTTATACTTTTGCGTCCATTGCAGTTTTTTCATATTTCGATAACACACAAATTTCAGTGTATGATGCAAATGGGACTTTAAAAGAATCTAAAACTCTGGGAGTAGATTCATATTATAATTTTACTTCAGGGATCTCCACTGGGATCTATCGTGTTGTTGGTAATAAAACTTATACTGTACTTGTGGGTGATGCCTTCGATACGAGACAATATTATGGTGGAGTAGATGGTTATTATGCAGTTGATGAAGCAGGCCGAGGCTTATCAACAAAATTGAATACTTACATGACAAAATCTTACGATGGCGGAGAAGACTTTATTGTTTTCTCCTACAATGATAATACAGGATTTACCGTCAAGGATCTTACAAGTGGTAATATTCTTGCAGCCGGAACATTAAATACCGGAGAACACTATTCGTTTAAAAATTCTAATACTGTACCTTATTCTAAATTTTTGCAAGTAATCGGCACTAAACCGATCTCTGCTTTATCCTATGCGGATCAAGATTATTATGTACCTTCAAGTAATGGATCGTTTGTTGGTACTTCATTTTATGGATACTCTGCCTACGTAGGCAGTTGGGATAACAGTATAGTTGTAACGTCATACGCAGATAATAATACAGTTACAGTTAAAAACTCTTCCACAGGTGCAGTTATAAAAACTTACACTATACAAAAAGGTCAAGTAAAAGCAGAAAATATAAATACTCCAACATTTTGGACAGTGACATCAACCGGTCCTGTCTCTGCAGCTAATATACCTTTTACTTACACTACATCTGCTTATCAATATATGACCAGAGCGATAGATGAAAACGGGAAGGGATTTGGAAAATTATTTTATGTACCTACTATCGGAAGCCGAATAGATATATTCTCATTTGATAATGCCAACACCATTAAAATTACGGAGCTTGGATCATATGATGTATTTCCTTACACAAATTCAACAGTAAAGTATCAAGGGGCTTTGGAAGAGGGTAAAAATTATACTTTTACCTCCGCTACAGGTCGCTATGTTTACAAAATAGAAGCAACGGGTAATGTTTCCGTACTCCAAAGCAATAGTGGCGCCGGTGCCGATTTTATGCCTCTCGCTTATTCTCTAGATTATCCCGACTTAGCAATATCAACAGCAGATATTGCATACAACAAAGCCGATACAGATATAAATGCCGGTGATAATATAACAGTTACAGTAACAGTTCATAATTACGGGAATGTGGCAGCATCAAATGTTAATTGTGTTGCGTATGACGGAGATCCTGATGCGGGAGGTAATGCACCAATTATTGGAAGCGGCGTACTTTCTTCTATTTCTGTTAACGGAACGAATACATTCTATTTTACTTATAAAGTTCCAACGAGTCCGGAGTACCGAAACATTGTTGTGAAAGTTGATCCGGCTAATCTAATTACAGAATCAAATGAATCAAATAACAAAGCATCAAGAAGTATTAAACCAAATGTTGAATTGCAGCCACCGTTAGCTGTTTCAATTACGACTCCATCGAGTTTATTGTTGCAAAGCGGTACTTTAACACCTAATCCTTTCACTGTCCACTTAGATATATTTAATACAGGTACAGTTTCCGCTACTAATGTTAGCGTTAAATTAGATTTATTCAATGGATTAACTTTAGCTTCAGGTACTTTGACTCAAAGCGTTGGAACTATTTTATCAAATAAAACTGCTACTGTTGATTTTTCAGTAAGAGCAAATGCAAGCAATTCAGGATTTAATTTATATAAATTAACAATCAGTGCGACAGGTTTAACAGATAAAGTAATCAACAAAGCTGTTAATGTACCGGATGCAATTTCACCAACGGCACCAACAAACTTTACCGGTCAATTAACAGGAACCGGCTCGGCTACATTTAACTGGACAAAAAACACAGAACCAGATTTATCCGGTTACTATTTTTATTACAGCATCGACGGAACTAATTGGACCGCAACAGGAGCTTCTCAAGGGAACTCCCCTATTCTTGTTATAAATGCAAATTCAATTACGCTCACAAATTTACCCGGCGGAAAAAATTATTGGTTTATGGTTAAGGCGTTCGATACTTCCAACAATATAAGTTCTGCTTCTACAATTGTGCAACTTTCGATTTCAGGCCAGACTTCTACACAAACATTGTTCTACGGTGACAAAGGTATAACATGGACAGTAACACCATCAGATCCTCCTGTTCCAGGCGAAATTCCCGGCTACGTTTTCGGGCCGAATAAATATGGTGACTTAGGTAAATACCAGCGCTTCGATTTTAACGGAACTGGCAACTTAGCAGAAGTAAAAATTTATTTTGCGGCGAAAACAATTACAGGCGCTGCAGATAATTTTAATCTGGTTGTTAGAAGTGTTGGCACCAACGGTGCACCAAACACACTACTTTACTCACAAGCTTATTCAACCAACGTGATTGATATCAGCAATAAAGGCGTTGTGTTTAATTCATTCACAATTTCTCCACAAGTTTTCTTTAGCGGTTCTTTTTTTGTTGGCCTGGAATGGGCAAGTAGTTTTGATGATCAGTTTGGAATTATTGCTGATACAGTAGGACAAGGAAATAACCAAAGAAGAGCATGGGAAAAATGGTCTGACGAAAGTTTAAAAGACGTATATCTTGAATGGGGTGATAAACATTTTGATCTCGATCTTTGGATAGCAGCTGTTATTAATGTTTTAACTGATGTTAAGGAAAATGGTAATTCAATTCCGTCTCAGTATACTTTATTCCAGAATTATCCAAACCCATTTAATCCTACGACAAGAATCCGATATTTAATTCCTACAGGTTCATTCGTACAGTTGAAAATATTTGATGTTCTTGGCAATGAAGTTGCATCGCTTGTTAAAGCCCAGCAACCCGCAGGATATCATGAAGTAGAATTTAACGCGGCAAATTTATCAAGCGGAATTTATTTCTACAGATTGCAGACGGATAATTATTCGGTAAGTAAGAAGCTTATATTGATGAAGTAA
- a CDS encoding NAD-dependent epimerase/dehydratase family protein: protein MKRTKVVVTGGAGFIGSHIVEQWLSEDAEVHIIDNLRSGYLSNVEIFPSVIFHKGSITDRDLVFKVLQNTDYVHHLAALVSVPESIDKPEECFEINVNGLINVLDASKEFGIKKIVLSSSAAIYGENPISPKTVDLEPDPKSPYGATKLEGEELLKLYNRNDCLGAISLRYFNVFGPRQDPKSQYAAAVPIFVEKALKNEEITIFGDGTQTRDFIFVTDVVKANILAAKNEYVNGVFNVATGNAISINDIAKLVIMETGSKSQIVYEKERPGDIKHSLASIEKTKAKLHFMPEYDLIKGLKETINYFSAKLK from the coding sequence ATGAAGCGAACTAAAGTTGTAGTAACCGGCGGAGCCGGATTTATCGGCAGTCATATTGTCGAACAATGGCTTTCCGAAGATGCCGAAGTTCACATTATTGATAATTTACGGAGCGGATATTTATCTAACGTAGAAATATTTCCATCCGTGATTTTTCATAAAGGAAGTATCACCGACCGCGATCTTGTCTTCAAAGTTTTACAGAATACCGATTATGTTCATCATCTTGCCGCACTTGTTTCTGTGCCGGAATCAATTGATAAACCGGAAGAATGTTTCGAGATAAATGTGAATGGTTTGATAAACGTTCTCGATGCTTCAAAAGAATTCGGTATAAAAAAAATTGTGTTGAGCAGTTCTGCAGCAATCTATGGCGAAAATCCAATTTCGCCTAAAACAGTTGATCTTGAGCCCGATCCAAAATCTCCTTACGGTGCAACTAAACTTGAAGGAGAAGAACTTCTAAAACTTTATAATCGAAATGACTGTTTAGGAGCGATTTCATTGAGGTATTTTAATGTCTTTGGTCCCCGGCAAGATCCGAAGAGTCAATATGCTGCAGCTGTTCCGATCTTTGTTGAAAAAGCGTTGAAGAATGAAGAAATAACAATTTTTGGTGACGGAACACAAACACGCGATTTTATTTTTGTTACTGATGTAGTAAAAGCAAATATTCTTGCGGCAAAGAACGAATATGTTAACGGTGTCTTCAATGTGGCGACTGGTAACGCTATTTCTATTAATGATATTGCTAAGCTTGTTATAATGGAAACTGGAAGTAAGAGCCAAATTGTTTATGAAAAAGAGAGACCGGGAGATATCAAACATAGTCTTGCTTCAATTGAAAAGACTAAAGCAAAACTTCACTTCATGCCGGAATATGACCTGATAAAAGGGCTTAAAGAAACCATAAATTATTTTTCCGCGAAATTAAAATAA
- a CDS encoding MFS transporter: MSISSEVQKIKTGFLPSFWVANGMELFERLAYYGQQIVFMIYMRNKLGFTESEAGQLSGMFGGLIYLLPILGGTLADKWGFRRAFSIAFSILGLGYFLIGSVGMSAFAGIYGGFSQYWLLMAFLVFTALGGSFIKPSVLGTVAVTSKEETKSLGFAIYYWLVNAGAMIGPTIAYFVRDRFGNEFVYIVSSVSCFAMLVVNLILYKDVKVKGNEVVESLGKKITNLFVVLGNFRFMIFLLIYSLYWIIFWQEFIIVPYYITDYISKSAPYEIVQSWAGAGAIILLQIPLNRLTKHLPTSKAILVGFALSSLIWVIIGISPSIPTIAAGIVAFAIGEMIQAPRYYEYISEIAPAGQQGLYQGYAFLPIAIARFAGDPFGGWIYQTAKAAGKPSMIWFSMIGIGFLATALMWLYNRTLVEKKK, translated from the coding sequence GTGAGCATCTCTTCCGAAGTCCAAAAAATTAAAACTGGTTTTCTTCCTTCTTTCTGGGTTGCTAATGGAATGGAATTGTTTGAACGGCTTGCCTACTACGGTCAGCAAATTGTTTTTATGATTTATATGCGCAATAAACTCGGCTTCACCGAATCAGAAGCCGGACAACTCTCCGGTATGTTCGGAGGACTAATTTATTTACTTCCGATCTTAGGTGGAACTTTAGCAGATAAATGGGGATTCAGACGCGCATTCAGCATTGCATTTTCAATTTTAGGACTCGGATATTTTTTAATCGGTTCGGTTGGAATGAGCGCTTTCGCGGGAATCTATGGCGGCTTCTCTCAATACTGGCTGTTGATGGCATTTCTTGTTTTCACTGCATTAGGAGGATCGTTTATTAAACCCTCTGTATTGGGTACAGTTGCAGTTACTTCGAAAGAAGAGACTAAATCACTCGGATTTGCAATTTATTATTGGCTGGTTAATGCCGGCGCAATGATAGGTCCAACAATCGCCTATTTTGTAAGAGATAGATTTGGTAACGAATTTGTTTATATCGTTTCTTCAGTCAGCTGTTTCGCGATGCTGGTTGTAAATCTAATATTGTACAAAGATGTTAAGGTAAAAGGAAATGAAGTTGTTGAATCTCTCGGAAAAAAGATTACAAATCTATTTGTTGTTCTCGGCAATTTTAGATTTATGATCTTTCTTCTAATTTATTCACTTTACTGGATAATTTTTTGGCAGGAATTTATAATCGTTCCTTACTATATAACTGATTATATCAGCAAAAGCGCCCCATATGAAATTGTACAGTCCTGGGCAGGTGCCGGTGCTATCATTCTATTACAAATTCCTCTTAACAGATTAACAAAACACCTCCCGACATCTAAAGCAATTCTTGTTGGTTTCGCGCTCTCAAGTTTAATTTGGGTAATAATTGGAATATCACCAAGCATCCCCACCATTGCTGCAGGTATAGTAGCATTCGCGATTGGAGAGATGATTCAAGCACCCAGATACTATGAATACATTTCCGAAATTGCTCCGGCAGGTCAACAAGGATTATATCAAGGATATGCTTTTTTACCGATTGCAATTGCACGCTTTGCAGGTGATCCGTTTGGTGGATGGATTTATCAAACAGCTAAAGCCGCCGGTAAACCAAGCATGATCTGGTTTTCTATGATTGGAATTGGATTTTTAGCTACCGCTCTTATGTGGTTATACAATAGAACATTGGTTGAGAAGAAAAAATAA
- a CDS encoding DegT/DnrJ/EryC1/StrS family aminotransferase yields the protein MKVPLLDLKPQYQSLKKEIDEAVQRVIDSQYFIMGPDVAKLEEEICNYLGCKKAVGVSSGTDALLLALMALEIQPGDEVIVPTYSFFATAGVVARLNAVPVFVDCDPVTFNIDSNKIEEKITSKTKAIIPVHLYGQSARMNEIMKIANKNNLFVVEDAAQAIGVQYKNGKFVGTIGDIGCFSFFPSKNLGGFGDGGIVTTNNEALGEKMRIQRVHGMEPKYYHKMMGGNFRLDALQAAVLRVKLPHLDSWSAKRRENADSYSKYFVAAGLATEEGILVFDSNNKVLLPKAVYKTSGFKNHHIYNQYIIRVENRDSLIDYLRKKEIGCEIYYPVPFHRQECFSYLKCKDEDYPVSNSAASSSIALPIYPELSDEQIKFVVDTIAEFIKESSN from the coding sequence ATGAAAGTCCCGTTGTTAGATTTAAAACCGCAATACCAATCGTTAAAAAAAGAAATTGATGAAGCTGTGCAGCGCGTTATTGATTCGCAATATTTTATTATGGGTCCCGATGTTGCAAAACTGGAAGAAGAAATTTGTAACTACCTTGGATGTAAAAAAGCTGTAGGTGTTTCATCCGGTACCGATGCTCTTTTGCTAGCTTTAATGGCACTCGAAATTCAGCCCGGCGATGAAGTAATTGTTCCGACTTATTCATTCTTTGCTACCGCTGGAGTTGTTGCTCGTTTGAATGCTGTGCCTGTATTTGTTGACTGTGATCCTGTAACATTTAATATTGATTCGAATAAGATCGAAGAAAAAATAACATCGAAGACTAAAGCAATAATCCCCGTTCACCTTTACGGTCAAAGTGCGCGGATGAATGAGATAATGAAAATTGCAAATAAAAATAATCTGTTCGTTGTTGAAGATGCTGCTCAAGCTATCGGCGTTCAATACAAAAACGGAAAATTTGTAGGTACAATTGGAGATATTGGATGTTTTTCATTTTTCCCGAGTAAAAATCTTGGCGGATTTGGCGACGGTGGAATTGTAACAACCAATAATGAAGCGCTCGGTGAGAAGATGCGTATTCAGCGTGTTCACGGAATGGAGCCAAAGTACTATCATAAAATGATGGGCGGTAATTTTAGATTGGATGCTCTTCAAGCTGCTGTGCTAAGAGTTAAACTGCCGCATCTCGATTCATGGTCTGCAAAAAGAAGAGAAAATGCCGATTCGTATTCAAAATATTTTGTAGCTGCCGGTCTGGCAACCGAAGAAGGAATTTTGGTTTTTGATTCTAATAATAAAGTCCTGCTGCCAAAAGCCGTTTATAAAACTTCCGGATTTAAGAATCACCATATTTACAATCAGTATATTATTAGAGTAGAGAATCGGGATTCATTAATTGACTATTTGAGAAAGAAAGAGATTGGCTGCGAAATCTATTATCCGGTTCCATTTCACCGTCAAGAATGTTTTTCATACTTGAAATGCAAAGATGAAGATTATCCGGTTTCTAATAGCGCGGCAAGTAGTTCAATCGCTCTGCCGATCTACCCGGAATTGAGCGATGAGCAGATTAAATTTGTCGTAGATACAATTGCAGAATTTATTAAGGAAAGTTCTAACTAA